A region from the Aliarcobacter thereius LMG 24486 genome encodes:
- a CDS encoding menaquinone biosynthesis family protein: MKNISVAHSPDADDIFMYYAIKFGWVDIKDAKFENIADDIETLNQATLKGVYDICAISFALYPFVKDDYALLKTAVSFGEGYGPKLIKKKGVKLKRNFKVALSGEFTTNALIFKISYPEARIIYMNFLDIEQAVIDGKVDAGVLIHESILTYNNELEVEAEVWDLWQNLCEDKTLPLPLGGMCLRRSIPLIDAIKYENVLIKAVDVANKNRKTLAPMLLEKGLIRVDAPTLDKYLDLYANDNSVNLSPIQYKAINKLFELGYKHGFYQNLIKAEEFLIPSEYEELRNS; this comes from the coding sequence ATGAAAAATATAAGTGTAGCTCACTCACCTGATGCAGATGATATATTTATGTATTATGCTATTAAATTTGGTTGGGTTGATATAAAAGATGCCAAATTTGAAAATATTGCGGATGATATTGAAACATTAAATCAAGCAACTTTAAAAGGAGTTTATGACATTTGTGCAATATCTTTTGCTCTTTATCCTTTTGTAAAAGACGATTATGCTCTTTTGAAAACTGCTGTCTCTTTTGGTGAGGGATATGGTCCAAAACTAATTAAGAAAAAAGGTGTAAAACTAAAAAGGAATTTCAAAGTTGCTTTAAGTGGAGAATTTACAACAAATGCACTAATATTTAAAATCTCTTATCCAGAAGCAAGAATCATTTATATGAATTTTTTAGATATTGAACAAGCTGTAATAGATGGAAAAGTTGATGCTGGAGTTTTAATTCATGAATCAATTTTGACTTACAATAATGAGCTTGAAGTAGAAGCTGAAGTTTGGGATCTTTGGCAAAATTTATGCGAAGATAAAACTCTTCCTTTACCTCTTGGTGGAATGTGTTTAAGAAGATCTATTCCTTTAATTGATGCTATAAAATATGAAAATGTTTTAATAAAAGCTGTTGATGTAGCAAATAAAAATAGAAAAACTTTAGCTCCAATGCTCTTAGAAAAAGGTTTAATAAGAGTTGATGCTCCAACTTTAGATAAATATTTAGATTTATATGCAAATGATAACTCTGTAAATTTAAGTCCAATTCAATATAAAGCTATAAATAAACTTTTTGAACTTGGTTATAAACATGGTTTTTACCAAAATTTAATAAAAGCAGAAGAGTTTTTAATCCCAAGTGAGTATGAAGAGCTAAGAAACAGTTAA
- a CDS encoding ATP-binding protein: MQEVIDFLKEKDVENTKFFAQLKCSIDEAKILQYLSKEYMQGRDVLSVIDILTQFYNIEKYEHLEKLNIIKSLLELGWVIQIAFEQVKLNEASKFELINSSISLSSAYLKMLESGTSEFILPEIRNYSDHLEYLQDQFLKIDISQQLNSVKRNFDINSPNTSRLKNKLLLIENRIKDRINATTNKILIEEFFKEHNLNEQEQTLFLALLKEEYSGGDGTLREMNYLLELISNDDYEKIKYRSLLEESSTLISKNLFDYDEVLTPFGGINRNFYITDEVLYKISHPNKKGSAVAKIKLETIIKEQEMFELITTTKTLEDVVLNPKTKETLDNLLKQVDKSVINRLKSWGIKDKKRGIDAKIIFYGLAGTGKTITALALARSLKKDVLSFDCSKILSMYIGESEKNVRNIFDKYNEIKEQTKTEPVLLLNEADQFLSSRTSGTGSSADKMHNQMQNIFLEQIERFDGILIATTNLLENLDKAFSRRFNYKIEFTKPNHEQRVKLWKKLTPSALPLEKDFDFEKIANHELTGGQIELVIKNTAYKLAVNDNAVFTIDDFEEQITKEKKSQFDKETKVGFF; the protein is encoded by the coding sequence ATGCAAGAGGTAATAGACTTTCTAAAAGAAAAAGATGTAGAAAATACAAAATTTTTTGCACAATTAAAATGTAGTATTGATGAAGCAAAAATCCTGCAATATCTATCAAAAGAGTATATGCAAGGAAGAGATGTTTTAAGTGTGATTGATATATTAACTCAATTTTATAATATTGAAAAATATGAACATCTTGAGAAGCTAAATATTATAAAATCACTTTTAGAGTTGGGTTGGGTTATTCAAATAGCTTTTGAACAAGTAAAACTAAATGAAGCCTCAAAATTTGAGCTAATAAACTCTTCAATATCTTTATCAAGTGCATATTTAAAAATGCTAGAAAGCGGAACTAGTGAATTTATATTACCTGAAATAAGAAATTATAGTGACCACTTGGAATACTTACAAGATCAATTTCTAAAAATTGATATTTCTCAACAACTAAATAGTGTAAAAAGAAATTTTGATATAAATTCTCCAAATACAAGCAGACTTAAAAACAAACTTCTACTTATTGAAAATAGAATTAAAGATAGAATAAATGCAACAACAAATAAAATTTTAATAGAAGAGTTTTTTAAAGAACACAATTTAAATGAACAAGAGCAAACACTATTTCTAGCTTTGTTAAAAGAAGAATATAGTGGCGGAGATGGAACATTAAGAGAGATGAACTATCTACTTGAACTAATCTCAAATGATGATTATGAAAAAATAAAATATAGAAGTTTACTAGAAGAAAGCTCAACACTTATTTCAAAAAATCTATTTGATTATGATGAAGTTTTAACTCCTTTTGGTGGAATAAATAGAAACTTTTACATAACAGATGAAGTTTTATATAAAATATCTCATCCAAATAAAAAAGGTTCTGCTGTTGCAAAAATAAAACTTGAAACAATCATAAAAGAGCAAGAGATGTTTGAGCTAATCACGACAACTAAGACTTTAGAAGATGTAGTTTTAAATCCAAAAACAAAAGAGACTTTAGATAATCTTTTAAAACAAGTTGATAAAAGTGTTATAAATAGACTTAAATCTTGGGGAATAAAAGATAAAAAAAGAGGAATTGATGCAAAAATCATATTTTATGGTCTTGCTGGAACTGGAAAAACAATCACAGCTTTAGCTCTTGCAAGATCACTAAAAAAAGATGTTCTTAGTTTTGATTGCTCTAAAATTTTATCAATGTATATAGGTGAAAGTGAAAAAAATGTACGAAATATATTTGATAAATATAATGAAATAAAAGAGCAAACAAAAACTGAACCTGTTTTACTTTTAAATGAAGCTGACCAATTTTTAAGCTCAAGAACAAGCGGAACTGGAAGTAGTGCTGATAAAATGCATAACCAAATGCAAAATATATTTTTGGAACAAATCGAAAGATTTGATGGAATTTTAATAGCTACTACAAATCTACTTGAAAACCTTGATAAAGCATTCTCAAGAAGATTTAATTACAAAATAGAATTTACAAAACCAAACCATGAACAAAGAGTAAAATTATGGAAGAAACTAACTCCTAGTGCTTTACCTTTAGAAAAAGATTTTGATTTTGAAAAAATTGCAAATCATGAACTTACAGGTGGGCAAATAGAGCTTGTGATTAAAAATACAGCTTATAAATTAGCTGTAAATGATAATGCAGTTTTTACAATAGATGATTTTGAAGAGCAGATTACAAAAGAGAAAAAGTCTCAATTTGATAAAGAGACAAAAGTTGGATTTTTTTAA